The Solanum pennellii chromosome 11, SPENNV200 genome contains a region encoding:
- the LOC107005146 gene encoding BTB/POZ domain-containing protein At3g19850-like isoform X2 produces MPLQAPCDLQIHVNGQQTFFLHQKVLSRFSGKLRKIIKQEKKKTQIKNSDFLEMTEKLSCCNLLYKAETFFEGLCYWSFHDILKSLKSCETFFDYAISCGLIEKLITSLLGTLFGSSCSSVSSCSSSEQVKPCSWWFEEMTILPPKMIEEFLRTLGAFGSENNSLLLTRFLLYYLKTSSHCQNMISRSEYSGLADTVVHGVVKTTFSCRNLFWVLRIVSGFGISKECRGCLEKLIGGVLDQATLDDILVCGHNNNIGGVYDVNLVMRLVRVFVYHDKVTITKFRKVARLIDKYLREIAPDQTLKISKFLAVAESLPDYARDSFDGVYRAIDIYLESHPVLSLEERSRLCRCLNYEKLSLEACKDLAKNPRISPRIAIKALASQCSSSIPTIEDNNNQMVLYKTNKSDHHSSSVASDQQSLQEEEHEYMRLNLQKMQWRVVELEKVCRDMKGQMTKMVKTGTQTRALPRLCRSQNF; encoded by the exons ATGCCACTACAAGCTCCATGTGATCTACAAATCCATGTAAATGGTCAACAAACATTCTTTCTGCACCAg AAAGTCCTTTCAAGATTTTCTGGGAAGTTAAGGAAGATaatcaaacaagaaaagaagaaaactcAGATTAAGAATTCAG ATTTTCTTGAAATGACAGAAAAGTTGTCTTGTTGCAATCTTTTGTATAAAGCTGAGACATTTTTTGAAGGATTGTGTTATTGGTCCTTTCATGATATTCTGAAATCCCTAAAAAGCTGTGAAACTTTTTTTGATTATGCAATTTCTTGTGGGCTGATTGAAAAGCTTATAACTTCACTTCTTGGTACCCTTTTTGGTTCTTCATGTTCATCAGTTTCCTCTTGTTCATCTTCTGAACAAGTAAAGCCATGTTCTTGGTGGTTTGAAGAAATGACCATTTTACCCCCAAAGATGATAGAAGAGTTTTTAAGGACTTTAGGTGCTTTTGGTAGTGAGAATAACAGCTTACTCCTCACAAGATTCTTGCTTTATTACCTAAAAACATCATCCCATTGtcaaaatatgatttcaagaagTGAATATAGTGGACTTGCTGACACAGTAGTTCATGGGGTAGTTAAAACAACATTTTCTTGCAGAAATCTTTTTTGGGTACTGAGAATTGTATCTGGTTTCGGGATTAGCAAAGAATGCAGGGGTTGTTTGGAGAAACTGATTGGGGGGGTGCTTGATCAAGCAACACTAGATGATATCCTTGTTTGTGGTCACAACAATAATATTGGTGGTGTTTATGATGTGAATCTTGTGATGAGATTGGTTAGAGTTTTTGTTTATCATGATAAAGTTACAATAACAAAATTCAGAAAAGTTGCAAGATTGATTGATAAGTATTTGAGAGAGATTGCTCCTGACCAAACTCTTAAAATATCAAAGTTTCTTGCTGTTGCTGAGAGTCTACCAGATTATGCAAGGGATTCTTTTGATGGAGTCTACAGAGCCATTGATATCTATCTTGAG TCTCATCCAGTCCTTTCATTAGAGGAAAGATCAAGATTATGTAGATGTCTCAACTATGAGAAACTAAGCCTTGAAGCATGCAAGGACTTAGCAAAGAATCCAAGAATTTCACCAAGAATTGCTATCAAGGCACTTGCTTCTCAATGCTCTTCAAGTATTCCAACAATAGAAGACAATAATAACCAAATGGTTTTGTACAAGACAAACAAGAGTGATCATCACAGTTCAAGTGTTGCTAGTGATCAACAGAGTTTACAAGAAGAGGAACATGAATATATGAGGCTAAATTTGCAAAAGATGCAATGGAGAGTTGTGGAGTTGGAGAAAGTATGTAGAGATATGAAAGGTCAGATGACTAAAATGGTGAAGACAGGGACTCAGACTAGAGCTCTGCCTAGGCTTTGTAGAAGTCAAAACTTCTAA
- the LOC107005146 gene encoding BTB/POZ domain-containing protein At3g19850-like isoform X1 gives MPLQAPCDLQIHVNGQQTFFLHQKVLSRFSGKLRKIIKQEKKKTQIKNSGIEILDFPGGAQGFELISRFCYNNGSCNSIKITVSNVCLLICSADFLEMTEKLSCCNLLYKAETFFEGLCYWSFHDILKSLKSCETFFDYAISCGLIEKLITSLLGTLFGSSCSSVSSCSSSEQVKPCSWWFEEMTILPPKMIEEFLRTLGAFGSENNSLLLTRFLLYYLKTSSHCQNMISRSEYSGLADTVVHGVVKTTFSCRNLFWVLRIVSGFGISKECRGCLEKLIGGVLDQATLDDILVCGHNNNIGGVYDVNLVMRLVRVFVYHDKVTITKFRKVARLIDKYLREIAPDQTLKISKFLAVAESLPDYARDSFDGVYRAIDIYLESHPVLSLEERSRLCRCLNYEKLSLEACKDLAKNPRISPRIAIKALASQCSSSIPTIEDNNNQMVLYKTNKSDHHSSSVASDQQSLQEEEHEYMRLNLQKMQWRVVELEKVCRDMKGQMTKMVKTGTQTRALPRLCRSQNF, from the exons ATGCCACTACAAGCTCCATGTGATCTACAAATCCATGTAAATGGTCAACAAACATTCTTTCTGCACCAg AAAGTCCTTTCAAGATTTTCTGGGAAGTTAAGGAAGATaatcaaacaagaaaagaagaaaactcAGATTAAGAATTCAGGTattgagattcttgatttcCCAGGTGGGGCACAGGGGTTTGAACTTATTTCAAGATTCTGTTACAACAATGGTAGCTGCAATAGCATTAAAATCACTGTCTCAAATGTTTGCCTTCTCATTTGCTCTGCAGATTTTCTTGAAATGACAGAAAAGTTGTCTTGTTGCAATCTTTTGTATAAAGCTGAGACATTTTTTGAAGGATTGTGTTATTGGTCCTTTCATGATATTCTGAAATCCCTAAAAAGCTGTGAAACTTTTTTTGATTATGCAATTTCTTGTGGGCTGATTGAAAAGCTTATAACTTCACTTCTTGGTACCCTTTTTGGTTCTTCATGTTCATCAGTTTCCTCTTGTTCATCTTCTGAACAAGTAAAGCCATGTTCTTGGTGGTTTGAAGAAATGACCATTTTACCCCCAAAGATGATAGAAGAGTTTTTAAGGACTTTAGGTGCTTTTGGTAGTGAGAATAACAGCTTACTCCTCACAAGATTCTTGCTTTATTACCTAAAAACATCATCCCATTGtcaaaatatgatttcaagaagTGAATATAGTGGACTTGCTGACACAGTAGTTCATGGGGTAGTTAAAACAACATTTTCTTGCAGAAATCTTTTTTGGGTACTGAGAATTGTATCTGGTTTCGGGATTAGCAAAGAATGCAGGGGTTGTTTGGAGAAACTGATTGGGGGGGTGCTTGATCAAGCAACACTAGATGATATCCTTGTTTGTGGTCACAACAATAATATTGGTGGTGTTTATGATGTGAATCTTGTGATGAGATTGGTTAGAGTTTTTGTTTATCATGATAAAGTTACAATAACAAAATTCAGAAAAGTTGCAAGATTGATTGATAAGTATTTGAGAGAGATTGCTCCTGACCAAACTCTTAAAATATCAAAGTTTCTTGCTGTTGCTGAGAGTCTACCAGATTATGCAAGGGATTCTTTTGATGGAGTCTACAGAGCCATTGATATCTATCTTGAG TCTCATCCAGTCCTTTCATTAGAGGAAAGATCAAGATTATGTAGATGTCTCAACTATGAGAAACTAAGCCTTGAAGCATGCAAGGACTTAGCAAAGAATCCAAGAATTTCACCAAGAATTGCTATCAAGGCACTTGCTTCTCAATGCTCTTCAAGTATTCCAACAATAGAAGACAATAATAACCAAATGGTTTTGTACAAGACAAACAAGAGTGATCATCACAGTTCAAGTGTTGCTAGTGATCAACAGAGTTTACAAGAAGAGGAACATGAATATATGAGGCTAAATTTGCAAAAGATGCAATGGAGAGTTGTGGAGTTGGAGAAAGTATGTAGAGATATGAAAGGTCAGATGACTAAAATGGTGAAGACAGGGACTCAGACTAGAGCTCTGCCTAGGCTTTGTAGAAGTCAAAACTTCTAA